One Pelorhabdus rhamnosifermentans genomic window, GGGCCATGCCTGCGTTCTCGCCCGCATTCAGCAGGCGGAACAGGGTGGCCTTTTCCGTATGGTCGGGCTGGGCCGGATAGCCGGGGGCAGGGCGAATGCCCTGATATTGCTCGGCGATCAGGTCGTCGATGCTGGTGGCCTCATCCGGCTTGT contains:
- a CDS encoding vitamin B12 dependent-methionine synthase activation domain-containing protein, which codes for KRFKDAGDDYSSIMATALADRLAEAFAERLHKEVRTQLWGYKPDEATSIDDLIAEQYQGIRPAPGYPAQPDHTEKATLFRLLNAGENAGMA